One Stigmatopora argus isolate UIUO_Sarg chromosome 19, RoL_Sarg_1.0, whole genome shotgun sequence genomic window, ATATACTATGTATTAGGCAAGGGAAATTCATACATTAACATTCACTAACTGATGAGACTAAAATGTAGTGTTGTGTGTCATCTGCATAAGTGTGAATGGAGATTTTGTACTCTTCTACAATCTGAGCTAAAGGGGGCGTATGAATGTTAAATGAAAGTGGTCCTTGAAACCTTGAAgagtttattaattattattaaataatgcACACGTTGAGGTGAATTTGAGTGGGTTGGTGGGTGGACGGGTTAAACTTCCCCAAGAGATAAAGTGAAAGACTTGTTTTTGGAGTGCAGTGTTGTATTCAAGTCTAAAGTTCACACAAGGGCAAAttcttccatttgaaatgactttCACGCTATAACATCTTTTCCCGTTCGCCATCACTATTCAATAACTGTAATAACAGCATGTCGCAGGTGGGTGAAGCTGTACCGAGGCTGCTGCGGGCGCAGTCTATTCATGCATGTCAGTCACTCACGCACCTGAATAGAAGAGCCATTATCTACTTTTGATAGACCAGGCGACCTGAGACATTTCTCTCCCAATGCCTGAAAAAACGGCAGCTACAATAGACACCTTTGTCtgcaatcctttttttaaatgttttttttttcattagtcaaGTGCCAATGAACATTAAGACGCAATTAATTTTTGTAAGGCCTTTATATGTTTCTCTGAAAGTTTAATCAAAtagggtttgtttgtttttcataaaAGATAATTCTCTTAAATTGATGTTTTACATGTGTGAGTTCAACTGATTTACCTTTTTGTTTGAATATTCTATttagtttgaaataaataatttctctatctttctaaaaaaaaaatacacggtAGACTTACTGAGGATTTTCCTTTGATATAAATGTGAAAACGAATGGTTAGTGTCAAAATGTATGATACGattgattgactggcgaccatcaTGGTGTATTGAAGTGGCTGGTTTGTTATTTCAAACCCTCATGTATGTCTATTAATGCTCTATGCAgattgtcgtttttttggggtatTGGCATGAACTTCTACATGGAGATTGCCAAACTGCGGGCAGCCAGAAAGTTGTGGTCCACGCTACTACAGGAAATGTTCCAGCCGCAAAACACCAAATCCCTCCTCCTGCGCACTcactgccaaacgtccggttggtCTCTCACGGAGCAAGTAAGTCACTCACAACACCCACCCTTCTATCGGGTGAAATTCAAGGACAAATATACCCAAACTATTTGTTATCAGGACCCGTACAACAACGTGGTCCGCACGGTGATCGAAGCCATGGCGGCCGTGTTCGGAGGTACGCAGTCGCTCCACACCAACTCGTTTGACGAAGCCTTGGGACTGCCCACTGTCAAGAGCGCCCGCATCGCCCGCAATACGCAGATCATCATCCAGGAAGAGTCGGGGATCCCCAAAGTGGCTGACCCATGGGGGGGCTCGCACATGATGGAATCCCTCACCGACGATCTTCACAACACGGCCTTGAAGGTTTGTGGGAAATGCTCGGCCAATTGACTCCATCTAATttggaaaatcaggaatttgGTCGTTGATTTAAAAACGTATTTGCAGTTCATCCGAGAGATCGAGGAGATGGGCGGCATGGCACGGGCGGTGGCCGAGGGCATCCCGAAGCTACGCATTGAGGAATGCGCGGCGCGGAGGCAGGCCCGCATCGACTCGCGTACGCCAACGCAACCTCACGCTTGTCTTTGCAATGTTTCGCTGAAGTTGTGCATTCATCTTCACAACTGGTGACATTCAGGAACATCGTTGATTTGGctggcctttttttttaggCTCGGAGGTCATTGTTGGGGTGAACAAGTATCGATTAGAGAAGGAGGAAACGGTGGAGGTGCTGGCTATTGACAACACCTTAGTTCGACAGAAACAGATCGACAAGTTGAAGAAGGTAAGACACAAGGACTCCTAATTTGATTACTCTTTTGTTCATGATTAGTTCTTTCAAATTCATGACATGCGTGTTTTTGTGGCAGGTGCGGGAGAGTCGCGATGCGGATGCCGCCCTCAAGTGCCTCGCTGCTATCGAGGAGTGCGCGCGCACCAAAGAGGGAAACCTGCTGGGTTTGGCTGTGGAGGCGGCACGTGCCAGGTTTGGTGTACTTTGGGCTGCAGGAAATAAGAACAAGTTATAGTactataaaaatcatttttcttttattgttgAGGGCAGATGTTCTGTAGGTGAAATCACAGACGCCATGAAGAAAGTGTTTGGCGAGCACAAGGCCAGCAGCCGCATGGTAAGCGGAGCGTACCGCAGTGAATACGGCGAGCACCAAGAGATTGCCTCGGCCCTCAACAGGTACGCAAACAACTAAGAAGATAATACAGCAACCCGTTGTTTATATTTGGCGTTCCTTAACAAAATAAAGCTGTGAATAGGTATAGGTATACCTTTTGGTGACCATTGGAGGTTAGTTTAACATACTGTAACGCGTTATCTGAAATTAGTACATGTTTCGACTACTTTAACACTTGAATGCACGCAAACCACACATAATAATTCTTCTTTGAGCACATTTATATTCTttctaacatttttttgcatcccCAAAATAATAAATGCAGAGTGGCTGAATTTAAGAGCCACGAAGGTCGGAACCCTCGCCTCCTTGTGGCCAAAATGGGTCAAGACGGCCATGACCGAGGAGCCAAGGTCATCGCCACCGGGTTCGCCGACCTGGGCTTCGACGTGGACATTGGGCCGCTGTTTCAGGTTTGGAAAAATctccaaatatttttatatcgTGAGCAAAGGGATCGAGAACGCAATGATAGTCATGAtttgaaaatattacaaatatgtAATCAATTAATAGAAATAATACTGGTCTTGTCAGACGCCCATGGAGGTGGCGCAGCAAGCGGTGGACGCCGACGTGCATTGCGTGGGCGTCAGCACGCTGGCCGCCGGCCACAAAACTTTGGTGCCTGAACTGGTCAAGGAACTCCGCAAGATGGGGCGACCTGATATTCTGGTCATCTGTGGGGGCGTCATTCCGCCACAGGTGAAAACcatctttttaaattgtttgtctAAAAGTAAACCTTGACAGTGGTGTGGGTGGACTTTTTTGTGCGCAGGACTACGACTTCCTGTACAAGAGTGGCGTGAGCGCCATCTTTGGGCCAGGCACCAGGATCCCTCAGGCTGCTGTGGATGTGGTGGACAACATCCACAAGAGCCTGGAGAACATCAGACAGGCCATGTGAAGAAGAAAACTTGCTGTTTGTTATTTTCAAGATGTTTTTATTCGACAGGAAAGTTGTCGACTGTCAAGTGTTGATCATGATTAGAAGCATAATGATTTGTCATTCGCCTTACCAAGCATCTAATATAATCAATCATTCAAACTTCgatatttgtattttgtgtaTATCATTTTGAATTCAATTCTACACAAAGCTGAGCAGTGTAAAAACTCTTTACTATCATGAGTAGCCAATGTAATGTTGATTTATTGAATTTACAATAGTATAGGTTAATTTGTTTCTAATTACTAgtacaatcacatttgtaaatatgcctcaaattttgatttaaaatacaCAACCTAATTTTGACATTCGCTGACCATTTGCAAGTGGACtgcaatgtgcttttcaaatcTTAAAGAAAAAGATTTTGCGATGCGTGAATGTTAAGGTTTACTAATATACTGGTATTTAGAAGAAGTAtcagggtcatttttaatagtattttcacttttACAAACAAACTCAAAATGATAAAAGAAATACCACCGATATTTCCTTGAATCCTTGAACTGCAAAGCTTTACATATGAATACATTTGAATAAAATGAActcaatacaaaaataaaataccttCAGCATAAGAatttaaaggatttttttccgaTGTAAACAAACATTTGTAGCAATAGTTCAACTTTAGAGTATACATTTTCAATTAGACATCCAAAAACTATTACTAGAAAAATGGAACAGACAACACCTATTAATATTTTCATCTGTTGGAAGAGCATTTTTCTCCTTACAGGATTCATCATTGGCAGCTATATATGAACAAGGATATATTTGTAATGAACAAATAATTGTTTGAGGTCATTTCCTTGGGAAATACagaagaacacacacacacacgactgtCAATCACAACATTAAGCATAATGGTGAGTTGTTCTTTT contains:
- the mmut gene encoding methylmalonyl-CoA mutase, mitochondrial produces the protein MLMAHRACVATARLLVRAPVCTCGIHTSTSSRDKVELHPQWAILAKKQLKGKNPEDLIWHTPEGIDIKPVYTKADSAASADEIPGVFPYTRGPYPTMYTSRPWTIRQYAGFSTVEESNKFYRDNIKAGQQGLSVAFDLPTHRGYDSDNPRVHGDVGMAGVAIDTVEDMKMLFDGIPLEKMSVSMTMNGAVIPVLAMFIVTGEEQGVSKAKLTGTIQNDILKEFMVRNTYIFPPEPSMHAIADIFAYTSQHMPKFNSISISGYHLQEAGADAILEVAYTIANGLEYCRTGLKAGLTIDEFAPRLSFFWGIGMNFYMEIAKLRAARKLWSTLLQEMFQPQNTKSLLLRTHCQTSGWSLTEQDPYNNVVRTVIEAMAAVFGGTQSLHTNSFDEALGLPTVKSARIARNTQIIIQEESGIPKVADPWGGSHMMESLTDDLHNTALKFIREIEEMGGMARAVAEGIPKLRIEECAARRQARIDSRSEVIVGVNKYRLEKEETVEVLAIDNTLVRQKQIDKLKKVRESRDADAALKCLAAIEECARTKEGNLLGLAVEAARARCSVGEITDAMKKVFGEHKASSRMVSGAYRSEYGEHQEIASALNRVAEFKSHEGRNPRLLVAKMGQDGHDRGAKVIATGFADLGFDVDIGPLFQTPMEVAQQAVDADVHCVGVSTLAAGHKTLVPELVKELRKMGRPDILVICGGVIPPQDYDFLYKSGVSAIFGPGTRIPQAAVDVVDNIHKSLENIRQAM